A genome region from Bacillota bacterium includes the following:
- a CDS encoding helix-turn-helix transcriptional regulator, translated as MARMNDSVRSLLGAEIKKALFIANKRQGDFAREAGITKTHLSLIINGKRLPGKKITPAIANLLGVSEDEVRQMALKIA; from the coding sequence ATGGCAAGGATGAATGACTCGGTAAGAAGTCTACTTGGAGCAGAGATTAAGAAAGCCCTTTTTATTGCAAACAAAAGGCAGGGGGACTTTGCTAGAGAAGCTGGTATAACTAAAACACATCTCTCACTCATTATTAATGGAAAAAGGCTTCCCGGAAAGAAAATAACTCCTGCAATTGCGAATTTATTAGGTGTTAGCGAAGATGAAGTACGGCAAATGGCTTTAAAAATAGCTTAA